A portion of the Deinococcus misasensis DSM 22328 genome contains these proteins:
- the fdhD gene encoding formate dehydrogenase accessory sulfurtransferase FdhD yields the protein MRDWTLTAFRDGQRSERTDLLALEEPLEIQLCFKKEVRTVAITMRTPGDDLALAAGFLFSEGVLSHPAQIQSMAHFTPEGAIPTENTLRITLQGPIPDFSGLERHFFTSSACGVCGKNSFERLGLRCGPLTSDWTFTPEHILGMLPQLQAAQHTFQSTGGIHASALFDSDGYLKHLTEDVGRHNALDKLLGRLFLDGQLPAPNHALLVSSRLSFELVQKTITAGIPMLCGLSAPSSLAAELADAFNLTLIGFLREGGFNVYSGKERIQGS from the coding sequence CTGCTTTTCGAGACGGCCAGAGGTCTGAACGCACAGACCTGCTGGCCCTTGAGGAACCTCTGGAAATCCAGCTTTGCTTTAAAAAAGAGGTGCGCACGGTGGCAATCACCATGCGCACCCCCGGAGACGATCTGGCTCTGGCCGCAGGTTTCCTGTTCAGCGAAGGGGTTTTGAGTCACCCGGCCCAGATCCAGAGCATGGCCCATTTCACCCCTGAAGGGGCCATCCCCACCGAAAACACCCTCCGGATCACCCTGCAAGGCCCCATTCCAGATTTCTCTGGTCTGGAACGGCACTTTTTCACCAGCAGCGCATGCGGGGTGTGCGGAAAAAACAGCTTTGAACGTCTGGGCCTCAGATGTGGGCCTCTGACCTCCGATTGGACGTTCACCCCGGAGCACATTCTGGGCATGCTTCCCCAGCTGCAGGCCGCCCAGCACACCTTCCAGAGCACCGGAGGCATCCATGCCAGTGCCCTGTTTGATTCAGATGGGTATCTGAAACACCTCACGGAAGATGTGGGTCGGCACAACGCTCTGGACAAACTGCTGGGCCGTCTTTTTCTGGACGGTCAACTCCCGGCCCCAAACCACGCCCTCTTGGTCAGCAGCAGGCTCAGCTTTGAACTGGTGCAAAAAACCATCACCGCCGGAATTCCCATGTTGTGTGGCCTGTCTGCCCCGAGTTCGCTGGCCGCAGAACTGGCAGATGCCTTCAATTTGACCCTGATCGGGTTTCTCAGGGAAGGCGGGTTCAACGTGTACTCGGGGAAAGAGAGGATTCAGGGTTCCTGA